In the genome of Coraliomargarita algicola, one region contains:
- a CDS encoding RNA recognition motif domain-containing protein gives MNTKMYVGNLSYDTTDSDLRELFEAHGTVSDVFIVKDRESGRPRGFAFVSMGTPEEMNAAIEGLNGEEFLGRALTINEARPREERPQGGGGYGGGGRGGFNRGGDRGGRGGDRGGRGGDRGGRGRDSY, from the coding sequence ATGAATACAAAGATGTATGTAGGCAATCTGTCCTACGACACTACTGATAGTGATCTCCGCGAGCTTTTCGAAGCGCACGGAACTGTAAGCGACGTTTTCATCGTCAAAGACCGTGAGTCAGGCCGCCCCCGCGGTTTCGCTTTCGTCTCGATGGGAACTCCAGAAGAAATGAATGCAGCAATCGAAGGCCTGAACGGCGAGGAATTCCTCGGTCGTGCCCTCACCATTAATGAAGCACGTCCCCGTGAAGAACGTCCACAAGGTGGCGGCGGTTACGGTGGCGGTGGTCGTGGCGGTTTTAACCGTGGCGGTGATCGTGGCGGACGCGGTGGTGACCGTGGCGGACGCGGCGGAGACCGTGGTGGCCGTGGTCGTGATAGCTACTAG
- a CDS encoding phospholipase D-like domain-containing protein, with product MLLKQSKVRAGTILDSKINNFVALAAELAWNSTMWSWVNEQIVDPLIQLLGGSLVFVFTNFTAIIGFLLAALIIRRVFEEKRNPSNFFAWFFIVIFMPIIGVPLYFIFGGRKSRKLARNKLEVTSRALDIAQQTQQHKHTIQRTHSQGNHFELLPDGETAFKRLCHEIETAEHTIHIATYILGNDETGHAIVDRLAQRAQAGIKVRLLLDSLGSWNCTRAARYKIRRAGGEVAMFMPVLPIQTQTSSNLRNHRKIAIFDNYRAITGGQNIDIRFMGAEQTPGRFTDFSIVTQGPAVATFTRTFIADWAFSHKESPAVHEALLRYVPEEAGNSTTEIITSGPDAPNDPLWEQIVRIIQEFKQSLTIITPYFIPDEVVFRSLIVKAHTGRHIRLILPLKSNQRLTDIARYHYLRELDQAGIDIQFYTPRMMHGKLILADGIVAMTGSANIDMRSLFVNFEIGQLHYTPSDIAILTQWAESLEKDCISYREAIRDRKILPNRMLEDLVHLIAPML from the coding sequence ATGCTGCTTAAACAATCAAAAGTAAGAGCTGGCACAATACTTGATTCTAAAATTAACAATTTCGTCGCACTCGCAGCCGAACTGGCATGGAATTCAACTATGTGGTCTTGGGTAAATGAACAGATAGTCGATCCGCTGATCCAACTGCTCGGGGGCAGTCTCGTCTTTGTATTCACAAATTTCACAGCCATCATCGGCTTCCTGCTCGCGGCACTCATCATCCGTCGGGTCTTTGAAGAAAAGCGCAATCCCAGCAACTTCTTTGCCTGGTTTTTTATCGTGATCTTCATGCCTATCATCGGCGTGCCTCTCTACTTTATATTCGGAGGGCGCAAGAGCCGCAAGCTGGCCCGCAACAAACTAGAAGTCACCAGTCGCGCACTCGACATCGCCCAACAAACACAGCAGCACAAACATACGATCCAGCGCACCCATAGTCAGGGCAACCATTTCGAACTGCTGCCCGACGGCGAAACCGCATTCAAACGACTCTGTCACGAGATCGAGACTGCCGAGCACACCATCCATATCGCGACCTATATACTTGGAAACGACGAAACGGGTCACGCCATTGTCGATCGCTTGGCACAACGCGCCCAAGCCGGCATCAAGGTCCGGCTATTACTCGACTCACTCGGCAGCTGGAACTGCACCCGCGCAGCTCGCTATAAAATTCGCCGTGCAGGGGGTGAGGTCGCCATGTTCATGCCCGTCCTGCCAATCCAGACACAGACCTCTTCCAACCTGCGCAATCACCGGAAAATCGCAATCTTCGACAACTACCGCGCCATCACCGGCGGCCAAAACATAGACATCCGCTTCATGGGTGCAGAGCAGACACCCGGACGCTTTACCGACTTCAGTATAGTCACTCAAGGCCCCGCCGTGGCCACTTTCACCCGCACCTTTATCGCCGACTGGGCCTTTTCCCACAAGGAATCCCCCGCAGTGCACGAGGCATTGCTCCGCTACGTGCCCGAAGAGGCAGGCAACAGCACTACCGAAATCATCACCAGTGGCCCCGATGCTCCCAACGACCCGCTCTGGGAGCAAATCGTACGTATCATTCAAGAATTCAAACAAAGCCTCACCATCATCACCCCCTACTTCATCCCCGACGAAGTGGTCTTTCGTTCACTGATAGTTAAAGCCCACACCGGCCGCCATATACGACTGATCCTACCGCTCAAATCCAATCAGCGACTGACCGACATCGCTCGCTACCACTACCTCCGCGAACTCGACCAAGCAGGCATCGACATCCAATTCTATACCCCGCGCATGATGCACGGCAAACTCATCCTAGCCGATGGGATTGTGGCCATGACAGGCTCTGCCAATATCGACATGCGCTCGCTCTTCGTCAATTTCGAGATCGGTCAGCTACACTACACTCCCTCCGACATAGCCATACTCACTCAATGGGCCGAATCGCTAGAAAAAGACTGCATCAGCTACCGCGAAGCCATCCGAGATCGCAAAATCCTGCCCAACCGCATGCTCGAAGACCTTGTGCACCTAATTGCGCCCATGCTCTAA
- a CDS encoding peptide ABC transporter substrate-binding protein, giving the protein MRIQFLPRCLLLFSALTSAAFLGCSKNQSNVEKGNAEQELYIGIGTEPEGLDPHIVTGVTEHYVLLSLFEGLTTVHPETLAIEPGVAQSWDISPDGLRYTFHLNPSASWSNGDPLTAEDFLFAYERILTPAMGAPYAYMLYCIRGAEAFNKGELQDFTQVGLSSPDPHTLMIELEAPTPYLLSLPTHYTWFPLHKASVLAHGSMTDRISKWTKPGNLVSNGPFQLDTWRLNHSIHVTKNPHYTARDSVRLNGIHFLPIAIDAEERAFRTHQLHITSTVPIPRIDWYRENQPERMRFDTYLGVYYYAINTERGPLKDPRVRKALAYSINREALTEHVLKGGQKPAYNFTPPNTAGYTAKVQLPYDPELARQLLAEAGYPRGEGFPTFELLFNTSESHRTVAVAIQQMWKKELGIDIGLYNQEWKVYLATRKARDFDIVRAAWIGDYVDPNTFLSLTTSDNGNNHTNWGSTQYDQLIRQAASEQDPSARYALFQKAEKILIDEMPIIPIYFYVRSMLIDESVQGWHPNILDYHPYQDVWLD; this is encoded by the coding sequence ATGCGCATTCAATTTCTGCCCCGTTGCTTACTCTTATTTTCTGCCCTGACAAGCGCAGCCTTCCTCGGCTGCTCCAAAAACCAAAGTAACGTCGAAAAAGGCAACGCCGAGCAAGAGCTGTACATCGGTATCGGCACCGAACCAGAGGGACTCGACCCTCACATTGTAACGGGAGTTACGGAGCATTATGTGCTACTTTCCCTCTTTGAAGGACTCACCACCGTACACCCTGAAACACTAGCGATCGAGCCCGGCGTCGCGCAATCCTGGGACATCTCCCCCGACGGCTTACGCTACACCTTCCACCTCAATCCCAGTGCGAGTTGGTCCAACGGCGATCCACTTACAGCCGAAGATTTTCTCTTCGCTTACGAACGCATCCTCACCCCCGCCATGGGTGCCCCCTACGCCTACATGCTCTACTGCATTCGCGGTGCCGAAGCCTTCAATAAAGGCGAGCTGCAAGATTTCACACAAGTAGGTCTCAGCTCCCCCGATCCCCATACGCTCATGATCGAGCTTGAAGCCCCCACCCCTTATTTACTGAGTTTACCCACTCACTACACATGGTTCCCGCTACACAAGGCCAGCGTGCTCGCCCACGGCAGCATGACCGACCGCATTTCCAAATGGACCAAACCTGGAAATCTCGTCAGCAACGGCCCCTTCCAACTGGACACCTGGCGCCTCAACCACTCCATTCACGTCACAAAAAACCCTCACTACACCGCTCGCGACAGCGTGCGACTCAATGGCATTCACTTTCTACCAATCGCCATCGACGCCGAGGAGCGCGCCTTCCGCACTCACCAACTGCACATCACCAGCACGGTGCCCATCCCACGCATCGACTGGTACCGCGAAAACCAGCCTGAGCGCATGCGTTTCGACACCTACCTCGGGGTCTACTACTACGCAATCAACACCGAACGTGGTCCACTCAAAGACCCACGCGTGCGCAAAGCACTCGCGTATTCCATCAACCGCGAAGCCCTCACCGAGCACGTGCTCAAAGGAGGACAAAAGCCCGCCTACAACTTCACCCCGCCCAACACGGCTGGCTATACCGCTAAAGTCCAATTGCCCTACGATCCCGAACTCGCACGACAACTACTGGCCGAGGCCGGCTACCCGAGAGGCGAAGGCTTCCCGACCTTTGAGCTCCTGTTCAACACCAGCGAATCCCACCGCACCGTTGCCGTTGCCATCCAACAAATGTGGAAAAAAGAACTCGGCATCGACATCGGACTCTACAACCAAGAATGGAAAGTTTATCTCGCCACCCGCAAAGCACGCGACTTCGACATCGTCAGAGCCGCCTGGATTGGCGACTACGTCGACCCCAACACCTTCCTCAGCTTAACCACCAGCGATAACGGCAATAACCACACGAACTGGGGCAGCACGCAGTATGACCAACTCATCCGCCAGGCTGCCTCCGAACAAGACCCCAGCGCACGCTACGCCCTCTTCC
- a CDS encoding dodecin, translated as MSDHVYKKIELVGSSKESIEAAAQNAVTTASKTVRNMRWLEVGEIRGHIVDGQVEHWQVGVKIGFTLDSDA; from the coding sequence ATGAGTGATCACGTATATAAAAAAATCGAACTCGTTGGCTCTTCAAAGGAATCAATCGAAGCCGCCGCCCAAAATGCAGTCACCACTGCAAGCAAAACTGTGCGCAATATGCGCTGGCTGGAAGTCGGCGAAATCCGCGGCCATATCGTAGATGGCCAAGTCGAGCACTGGCAAGTCGGCGTCAAAATCGGTTTCACCTTAGACTCCGACGCATAG
- a CDS encoding 23S rRNA (pseudouridine(1915)-N(3))-methyltransferase RlmH: MFRYTVIAIGKMKNRPLAALCEDFCKRLKRQGNFDLLELKDGDVESEGQRILEALSKRSDARIYAMAEEGVTRSSQKLADELYALQGRPAVFIIGGAYGLSDSVKQRADALFALSPLTFTHEIARMLVCEQLYRAVSIQTGSKYHHV; the protein is encoded by the coding sequence ATGTTTCGTTACACCGTAATTGCCATTGGCAAAATGAAAAATCGTCCATTGGCGGCGCTGTGTGAGGATTTTTGCAAGCGTCTGAAGCGGCAGGGGAATTTTGACTTACTTGAGTTGAAGGACGGCGATGTCGAGAGCGAGGGGCAGCGCATTCTAGAAGCGCTGAGTAAACGTAGCGATGCCCGCATTTATGCCATGGCGGAAGAGGGCGTCACGCGCAGCTCGCAGAAGCTTGCCGATGAGCTGTATGCCCTGCAGGGCCGGCCAGCTGTTTTTATTATCGGGGGGGCCTATGGCCTCAGTGATTCGGTGAAGCAGCGCGCCGACGCGCTCTTTGCGCTCTCGCCACTTACCTTCACTCACGAGATTGCCCGGATGCTGGTGTGTGAGCAGCTCTATCGTGCCGTTTCGATTCAAACTGGCTCCAAATATCATCACGTTTAG
- a CDS encoding ABC transporter ATP-binding protein, whose translation MSKKTKKKSTILRVSAYLFRYKSLFWLTIGLAGSMAAMEIAVPIAIQRIFDGLQATDALDGLLYGVGLIALLYLGSEVFNSLRIRVNNTLEQRVLLEMRRDLHSKLLRLPVSFYDQRKSGEISSRVIEDVAAVERALLDGTEQGTGAILRIVGITTVLFIMQPFLAWFVFLPVPILLLVGVLYSKRSRKVWKSVRESAGELNSLLVEDIQGNRLIQTFGLQKRESARFETKAEDLRAKTLFAMFRWSLYNPATSLVTKLGFLSIVAVGGYLVLQDTADFTMGKLIAFFLLANMLYQPISQLHGLNHLIAAGRASGERVFEVLDAQVEVDEPEKVTPLPAGPIEVTFDQAGFEYPGRPAVLDQFELTLEANKVTAIVGHTGAGKSTVANLAMRTYDVSTGTVKLSGVDIRELSLSELHDKVGHVAQDPFLFEGTVRDNLVLAKADASDAEIVHALEQACAWEFVDALPEGLDTNIGEKGIRLSQGEKQRLTIARVLLKNPPFVILDEATASVDTITERKIQEALDRLVQQRTVLVIAHRLSTVRRADKIVVMEQGQIIESGSHEALIEQGGHYADLWQHQSDLIPEYSS comes from the coding sequence GTGAGCAAGAAAACTAAAAAGAAAAGTACGATCCTGCGGGTCTCCGCCTACCTGTTCCGCTACAAAAGCTTATTTTGGCTGACGATCGGGCTGGCAGGCAGTATGGCAGCGATGGAAATTGCAGTGCCTATTGCAATCCAGCGCATCTTCGACGGGCTACAGGCCACCGATGCCCTCGACGGCTTACTCTACGGCGTCGGCCTGATCGCACTCCTCTACCTAGGCAGCGAGGTTTTCAATAGCCTGCGCATTCGGGTCAACAATACCCTGGAACAACGCGTATTACTGGAAATGCGCCGCGACCTACACAGTAAACTGCTACGCCTGCCGGTATCTTTTTACGACCAACGCAAGAGCGGAGAAATCTCCTCGCGTGTGATCGAAGACGTAGCCGCGGTGGAGCGCGCCCTGCTCGACGGCACCGAACAGGGCACGGGCGCCATCCTACGCATCGTCGGCATCACCACTGTGCTCTTCATCATGCAGCCCTTCTTGGCCTGGTTCGTATTTCTCCCCGTGCCCATCCTATTGCTAGTGGGCGTGCTTTACTCCAAGCGCTCGCGCAAGGTATGGAAAAGCGTGCGTGAAAGCGCTGGCGAGCTCAACAGCTTGTTGGTCGAAGACATCCAAGGCAACCGCCTGATTCAGACCTTCGGCTTGCAAAAGCGTGAATCCGCTCGCTTCGAAACCAAGGCAGAAGACCTGCGCGCCAAGACGCTCTTCGCGATGTTCCGCTGGTCGCTCTACAACCCGGCCACCTCACTGGTCACCAAGCTGGGCTTCCTCAGTATCGTCGCGGTAGGCGGCTACCTGGTGCTACAAGACACCGCCGACTTCACAATGGGCAAGCTGATCGCCTTCTTCTTGTTGGCCAACATGCTCTATCAGCCCATCTCGCAGCTACATGGGCTCAACCACTTGATCGCCGCGGGGCGCGCCTCCGGCGAACGCGTGTTTGAAGTATTGGATGCACAAGTCGAAGTCGACGAACCAGAAAAAGTGACACCACTGCCCGCGGGCCCGATCGAAGTGACTTTCGATCAGGCAGGCTTTGAATACCCGGGCCGCCCCGCCGTGCTCGACCAATTCGAGCTGACGCTGGAAGCCAACAAGGTGACCGCCATCGTCGGCCATACAGGTGCGGGTAAGTCCACCGTGGCCAACCTCGCCATGCGCACCTATGATGTGAGCACGGGCACCGTTAAACTCTCTGGCGTCGACATTCGCGAGCTCAGCCTTAGCGAGCTACACGACAAAGTCGGCCACGTCGCGCAAGATCCCTTCCTCTTCGAAGGCACCGTGCGCGACAACCTGGTGCTAGCCAAAGCAGATGCCAGCGATGCCGAAATCGTGCACGCCCTGGAACAAGCCTGCGCGTGGGAATTCGTCGATGCCCTGCCCGAAGGCCTCGACACCAATATCGGCGAAAAAGGCATTCGCCTGAGTCAAGGTGAGAAACAACGCCTCACCATTGCCCGGGTCTTACTCAAGAACCCGCCGTTCGTCATTTTGGACGAAGCCACCGCCAGTGTCGACACCATCACCGAGCGCAAAATCCAAGAGGCTCTCGACCGCTTGGTGCAACAGCGCACTGTGCTGGTGATCGCCCACCGCCTCTCCACTGTGCGTCGTGCGGATAAGATCGTCGTGATGGAGCAAGGCCAAATTATCGAATCCGGCTCCCACGAGGCACTCATCGAGCAAGGGGGCCACTATGCCGACCTCTGGCAACACCAGAGCGACCTGATTCCCGAATACTCCAGCTAA
- a CDS encoding endonuclease/exonuclease/phosphatase family protein translates to MPGSDTLRVLTLNIAHGRGLSTYQGFHSARGIERSLKRVAHLLNQVGADIVALQEVDEDSHWNRRIHLLDSLQAQTEYAHAYLGVHNRRAGKLPLAYGNGLLSRYPIVHAEHKAFGRASLGEKGFMCAELETPHGILPVVNLHLDFRSRVRRIEQVERLIQFLDDKKYTVEGTPHLSPIVCGDFNSGSGKLGDAVRHLFSYLQDQCEYALCPTGRKCRTFPSLLPMHGLDFIFVPPSYRVRSSQVLRSYVSDHRPVFIELDILRKS, encoded by the coding sequence ATGCCTGGTTCGGATACGCTTCGCGTGCTGACGCTGAATATAGCGCACGGGCGAGGTTTGTCCACCTATCAGGGATTTCACTCTGCGCGTGGGATCGAGCGCAGTCTCAAACGGGTCGCCCACTTGTTGAATCAAGTGGGCGCCGATATTGTGGCCTTGCAAGAGGTCGATGAAGATTCGCATTGGAATCGACGTATTCATTTGCTGGATTCGCTACAGGCACAGACGGAATATGCGCATGCTTATCTGGGAGTGCACAATCGTCGTGCGGGTAAATTGCCACTTGCTTATGGCAACGGTCTGTTGTCGCGCTACCCGATCGTGCATGCCGAGCACAAGGCGTTTGGTCGCGCTTCGCTAGGCGAAAAGGGCTTTATGTGTGCTGAGCTGGAGACCCCGCATGGTATTTTGCCCGTGGTTAATTTACACCTCGATTTTCGCTCGCGGGTACGGCGGATTGAGCAGGTTGAGCGTTTGATCCAATTCTTGGATGATAAGAAATATACTGTAGAGGGGACGCCGCACCTCTCGCCCATCGTTTGTGGCGATTTTAACAGTGGCTCGGGTAAGCTTGGGGATGCGGTGCGTCACTTGTTTAGCTATTTACAAGATCAATGCGAATATGCGCTGTGTCCGACTGGGCGTAAGTGTCGTACGTTTCCTTCGCTATTGCCGATGCATGGGCTCGATTTTATCTTTGTGCCGCCAAGCTACAGAGTGCGTTCCAGTCAGGTTTTGCGTAGCTATGTAAGCGATCACCGCCCTGTCTTTATCGAGTTGGATATACTGCGGAAATCCTAA
- a CDS encoding HPr family phosphocarrier protein, whose protein sequence is MSTPETSDSSESLQKELVVQNKMGIHARPAAMIVRIANTYGGEVWVEKDGEQVNGKSIMGLMMLAAGKGSKLVVRTEGAAQDGERMLNELGDLFDRRFEEA, encoded by the coding sequence ATGAGCACACCAGAAACAAGTGACAGCAGCGAATCTTTACAAAAAGAACTCGTTGTACAAAATAAGATGGGTATCCACGCCCGTCCTGCAGCCATGATCGTACGTATTGCAAACACATACGGCGGCGAAGTTTGGGTGGAAAAAGATGGCGAGCAGGTCAATGGCAAAAGCATCATGGGCCTCATGATGCTAGCAGCGGGAAAAGGCTCCAAACTCGTAGTCCGCACCGAAGGTGCCGCCCAAGACGGCGAGCGCATGCTAAACGAACTTGGCGATCTCTTTGATCGTCGCTTCGAAGAAGCTTAG